One stretch of Euphorbia lathyris chromosome 7, ddEupLath1.1, whole genome shotgun sequence DNA includes these proteins:
- the LOC136201131 gene encoding probable methyltransferase At1g29790: MGSVSLKIGDGTARFKRATFCSSAVNILMLFSVISTNLFALYAFTSSPKHHQTNNFLHTHKNISLISEQVSLILKEIDSSQKKLAKMEKELLGYDTLDVSRPNLPFELKLFLQHHQLPLGKDSRTGITEMVASVGHFCEKSADLLSQYMSYKVSGPCPDDWSLAQKLILRGCEPLPRRRCFAKSPPKVGLSPFPISLWKPVSDKILTWSGLGCKSIECLNKKKLSRDCVGCFDLSNGENQKYVKARSKTDFVIDDVLGLGSGGIRIGLDIGGGSGTFAARMAERNVTIITNTLNIDAPFSEFIAARGLFPLYLSLDHRFPFYDNVFDLVHSSSGLEVGSKVEKFEFLMFDIDRILRAGGLFWLDNFYCVDDEKKRVLTRLIERFGYKKLKWVVGEKIDTAGSGKSEIYLSAVLQKPARV; the protein is encoded by the coding sequence ATGGGATCGGTATCTCTCAAAATTGGCGATGGAACTGCCAGATTCAAGCGAGCTACTTTCTGTTCTTCAGCTGTTAACATTCTCATGCTCTTCTCTGTCATTTCCACTAATCTATTTGCTCTCTACGCCTTCACTTCCTCCCCAAAACACCATCAGACCAACAACTTCCTCCATACCCACAAGAACATTTCTCTAATTTCCGAGCAAGTCTCTCTAATTCTCAAAGAAATCGATTCTTCTCAGAAAAAGCTTGCAAAAATGGAAAAGGAGCTCTTAGGGTATGATACACTTGATGTTTCCAGGCCCAATCTCCCCTTTGAGCTCAAATTGTTCCTCCAACATCATCAGCTCCCTCTGGGGAAAGATTCCAGAACTGGAATCACTGAAATGGTGGCATCTGTGGGTCATTTTTGTGAGAAATCTGCTGATTTGTTGTCTCAATACATGTCTTACAAGGTCTCTGGACCTTGTCCTGATGATTGGAGCCTTGCCCAGAAGCTAATATTGCGTGGATGTGAGCCTTTGCCGAGAAGGAGATGCTTTGCTAAAAGTCCCCCAAAGGTGGGTCTTTCCCCTTTCCCAATTTCTCTATGGAAACCGGTTAGTGATAAGATTTTGACTTGGAGTGGACTTGGTTGTAAGAGCATTGAGTGTTTGAATAAGAAGAAATTAAGTAGAGATTGTGTAGGTTGCTTTGATTTGTCTAATGGTGAGAATCAGAAGTATGTTAAAGCTAGAAGTAAGACTGATTTTGTAATTGATGATGTTTTAGGGTTAGGAAGTGGGGGGATTAGAATAGGGTTAGATATTGGGGGTGGTTCAGGCACTTTTGCTGCTAGAATGGCAGAGAGGAATGTTACAATCATCACAAATACTTTGAACATTGATGCTCCATTTAGTGAATTCATTGCAGCAAGAGGGCTTTTCCCTCTTTATTTGAGCTTAGATCATAGATTCCCATTCTATGATAATGTGTTTGATTTAGTTCATTCATCTAGTGGATTGGAAGTGGGAAGCAAAGTTGAGAAATTTGAGTTCTTGATGTTTGACATTGATAGAATTTTGCGAGCTGGCGGATTGTTTTGGTTGGATAACTTCTATTGTGTTGATGATGAGAAGAAGAGGGTTTTGACTCGGTTGATCGAGCGATTCGGTTATAAAAAGCTTAAATGGGTTGTGGGAGAGAAGATAGATACAGCTGGATCAGGCAAATCTGAGATTTATTTGTCTGCAGTTCTGCAGAAACCAGCAAGAGTGTGA
- the LOC136235377 gene encoding auxin response factor 5, with protein MGSVEEKMKVGSFVNNGAGAGAQTNLLEEMKLLKEIQDHSGTRKTISSELWYACAGPLVSLPQVGSLVYYFPQGHSEQVAVSTRRTATSQIPNYPNLPSQLLCQIHNVTLHADKDTDEIYAQMSLQPVNSEKDVFPIPDFGLKSSKHPSEFFCKTLTASDTSTHGGFSVPRRAAEKLFPPLDYAMQPPTQELVVRDLHDNTWTFRHIYRGQPKRHLLTTGWSLFVGSKRLKAGDSVLFIRDEKSQLMVGIRRANRQQTTLPSSVLSADSMHIGVLAAAAHAAANRSPFTIFYNPRACPSEFVIPLAKFRKAIYGTQISVGMRFGMMFETEESGKRRYMGTIVGVSDLDPLRWPGSKWRNLQVEWDEPGCSDKQNRVSSWEIETPESLFIFPSLTSGLKRPMHSGFFGGETEWGNMVKRPLVWLPENGNANFPYSSMPNLCSDRMLKMLVKPQVTNYPGICESALQEFSAKGVSFDDVKSMSGSINQMPQLNQSVAMPVENQNYSQFCSNQSEAIYSSSPKINVAGKLHPPRDTENQTPDVINVEKLKSEPEHSADQLSQVTSTGDCKEKASLSPPHPQNTGNMLEFQNQNQANFHGQNNLIWPEPSGLHSQQLHMPQADSHSMNVPFPFLDTEDWISSPSCMSLPGIYGSSGPLSMFGLQEPSAMLPEAINPSMPTMHQDLWDQQLNNLRILSPPNQLTPLAQQHPCSLNSSGGKDLSDESNDQSGIYIDVGNRGSAVIDPSVSNAILDEFCTSKDADFQNPADCLLGNFSSSQDVQSQITSASLAESQVFSQQEFPDSSGGTSSSNVDFEKGNYMNSNSWQQVAPRVRTYTKVQKAGSVGRSIDVSSFKTYEELCSAIESMFGLEGLLNNPRESGWKLVYVDYENDVLLIGDDPWEEFVGCVRCIRILSPSEVQQMSEEGMKLLNNANMQGLTAPVTEGNRA; from the exons ATGGGTTCTGTTGAAGAGAAAATGAAAGTTGGGAGCTTCGTTAATAATGGAGCTGGAGCTGGAGCCCAAACCAATCTGTTAGAGGAAATGAAGTTGTTAAAAGAAATCCAGGACCATTCTG GAACCCGTAAAACCATTAGCTCCGAGCTCTGGTATGCTTGTGCAGGTCCACTTGTTTCCTTGCCTCAGGTTGGAAGTCTTGTCTATTATTTCCCTCAAGGCCACAGCGAACAG GTTGCGGTTTCGACGAGAAGAACAGCTACTTCTCAAATTCCTAACTACCCAAATCTTCCTTCTCAGCTGTTGTGCCAAATTCACAATGTCACTCTTCAT GCGGACAAGGATACTGATGAGATCTATGCACAAATGAGTCTTCAACCAGTGAACTCT GAAAAAGATGTCTTTCCCATACCAGATTTTGGACTAAAGTCCAGCAAACATCCAAGTGAGTTTTTCTGTAAAACATTAACAGCAAGTGATACAAGCACTCATGGTGGATTTTCAGTGCCCCGGAGGGCAGCAGAAAAACTCTTTCCTCCTCTG GATTACGCAATGCAGCCTCCGACTCAAGAGCTTGTTGTTCGAGACTTGCATGATAATACATGGACATTTCGCCATATATATAGAG GGCAGCCGAAGCGGCACCTTCTAACCACTGGGTGGAGTTTATTTGTGGGTTCAAAAAGGCTTAAAGCAGGTGATTCTGTATTATTTATAAG GGATGAGAAGTCACAGTTAATGGTGGGTATAAGGCGTGCAAATCGTCAACAAACAACATTACCATCGTCAGTTCTATCAGCTGACAGTATGCATATTGGTGTTCTTGCTGCTGCTGCTCATGCCGCCGCCAATCGCAGCCCCTTTACCATTTTTTACAATCCAAG AGCATGCCCCTCGGAGTTTGTCATTCCTTTAGCTAAGTTCAGAAAGGCTATATATGGCACTCAAATTTCGGTTGGTATGAGGTTCGGTATGATGTTTGAAACTGAGGAGTCTGGCAAACGAAG ATATATGGGAACAATAGTTGGTGTGAGTGACTTAGATCCATTGAGATGGCCTGGTTCGAAATGGCGAAATCTTCAGGTAGAATGGGATGAACCAGGATGTTCTGATAAACAGAATAGGGTTAGTTCATGGGAAATTGAGACTCCTGAAAGTCTCTTCATTTTTCCTTCCCTCACTTCAGGTCTGAAGCGACCAATGCATTCAGGATTTTTTG GTGGAGAAACTGAATGGGGGAACATGGTAAAAAGACCTCTTGTCTGGCTTCCAGAAAATGGAAATGCAAATTTTCCTTATTCTTCGATGCCGAACCTGTGCTCTGACCGAATGTTGAAGATGTTAGTGAAACCTCAAGTTACTAACTATCCTGGAATCTGTGAGTCTGCACTTCAAGAATTCTCTGCTAAGGGTGTTTCTTTCGATGATGTTAAGTCCATGTCGGGATCAATCAATCAGATGCCTCAGCTTAACCAGTCAGTAGCTATGCCAGTAGAAAACCAGAATTATTCCCAATTCTGCTCCAACCAATCTGAGGCTATTTACTCGTCTTCACCGAAAATAAATGTTGCTGGGAAGTTGCATCCTCCAAGAGACACTGAAAATCAAACACCAGATGTAATTAATGTAGAGAAGTTGAAATCAGAACCTGAGCATTCTGCTGATCAGTTAAGTCAGGTAACTTCGACGGGAGATTGCAAGGAAAAAGCATCCTTGAGTCCTCCACATCCACAGAACACCGGAAACATGCTCGAGTTCCAAAATCAGAACCAGGCTAACTTCCATGGCCAAAACAATCTCATCTGGCCTGAACCTTCTGGTTTGCATTCCCAGCAACTTCATATGCCCCAAGCTGATTCCCATTCTATGAATGTTCCGTTTCCTTTCCTCGACACCGAAGACTGGATATCAAGTCCATCTTGCATGTCTCTCCCTGGAATTTATGGATCATCGGGGCCTTTGTCAATGTTTGGATTGCAAGAACCATCGGCTATGCTTCCTGAAGCGATTAATCCCTCAATGCCTACAATGCATCAGGATTTATGGGATCAGCAACTTAACAATTTACGGATTTTATCTCCGCCAAACCAACTCACCCCTTTAGCTCAGCAACACCCGTGTAGCCTTAACTCAAGTGGAGGGAAAGATCTGTCAGATGAGAGTAATGATCAAAGTGGGATTTACATTGATGTTGGCAATAGGGGAAGTGCTGTGATTGATCCTTCTGTCTCCAATGCTATTTTGGATGAGTTCTGCACATCAAAGGATGCTGATTTCCAGAATCCTGCAGATTGTTTGCTTGGAAATTTCAGCTCGAGCCAAGATGTTCAGTCTCAGATCACATCAGCAAGCCTGGCAGAATCTCAAGTTTTCTCACAGCAAGAATTTCCAGACAGCTCAGGTGGTACATCTTCAAGCAATGTGGATTTTGAAAAGGGCAATTATATGAACAGCAACTCATGGCAGCAAGTCGCTCCGCGGGTGCGAACGTACACTAAG GTTCAAAAGGCAGGTTCTGTTGGGAGGTCAATTGATGTCTCAAGTTTCAAAACCTATGAAGAACTTTGTTCTGCAATTGAATCCATGTTTGGACTTGAGGGACTGCTTAATAATCCAAGGGAGTCGGGATGGAAGCTCGTCTACGTAGACTACGAGAACGATGTCCTGCTTATTGGAGATGATCCATGGGA GGAATTCGTGGGGTGTGTCCGGTGCATAAGGATTCTTTCACCCTCGGAAGTTCAGCAGATGAGTGAGGAGGGAATGAAGCTCCTTAACAATGCCAATATGCAGGGTCTTACTGCCCCTGTCACTGAAGGCAACCGTGCTTGA